From Plasmodium brasilianum strain Bolivian I chromosome 7, whole genome shotgun sequence, the proteins below share one genomic window:
- a CDS encoding histidine--tRNA ligase, giving the protein MLLKILYLIAVFLKVRSSCRGTDQKKRFLFLYHNVLKKKINFHFRASRKIVVYSVKGIREFNPKNYKRREYLFKIWKELSESFSFSLYDLPVLENYKIFQKSNINEAYDFVKNKRHLILRPEITPQLINYLFLKDGFITEKEREEEGNTINGSNHVRNHVCNIMAKPDSNKSSTICSSSSSSSSSSSSSSSSSSSSSTNFDNLNKKKYLVHNFQKVHKMCTVGQCFRYEQTSSCRKREHYQWNVDILGIDNINAEIELFTILIYFFHHVKLTEKDIVIKINDKRIIKYIICKIFKNSLSNFSYNYIQHETHKRILHILDKYHKVSKYAFKLLLKKYIPYLMENEVNIFTTVLQNIQSYNNLELFLNFNTSILTDLKSVLSYLRKINFHSFFQIDLTTVRGLDYYNKVIFEVFYKPKKYRAICGGGRYDFSLNKRQIPAVGFGMGDVVITEILFNKNNKQKNTGSRSRSRSRNINDCDTDEFNNLQKNINIVSFFPYIAQENIHEHAHKEYYEILHELRRNNLKVYALLQNNLNLSKALKKANALHAEYFLFFEENDKLFLLKNLKTGKQDIVNSSNILSFYG; this is encoded by the coding sequence ATGCTTTTGAAAATCCTGTACCTTATTGCAGTGTTTTTAAAAGTTCGTAGCTCATGTAGAGGCACCGATCAAAAGAAaagatttctttttttataccataacgtattaaaaaaaaaaattaatttccaTTTTCGAGCAAGTCGAAAAATCGTAGTATACAGTGTAAAGGGTATAAGAGAATTTAACCCCAAGAATTACAAAAGAagagaatatttatttaaaatatggaaaGAATTATCAGAGAGCTTTTCATTTAGTTTATATGATTTGCCAGtattagaaaattataaaatttttcaaaagagTAATATCAATGAGGCTTAtgattttgttaaaaataaaaggcaTTTAATACTGCGCCCAGAAATCACACCACAGCTAATTAACTACttgtttttaaaagatgGGTTCATAACAGAAAAGGAAAGGGAAGAAGAGGGAAATACGATAAATGGAAGTAACCACGTACGTAACCATGTATGTAATATCATGGCCAAACCAGATAGCAATAAGAGTAGTACAATctgcagtagtagtagtagtagcagtagcagtagtagtagtagtagcagtagcagtagtagtagtagtaccaattttgataatttaaataaaaagaaatatttagtacataattttcaaaagGTACATAAAATGTGCACAGTGGGACAATGCTTCAGATATGAACAAACATCATCTTGTAGAAAAAGAGAGCATTACCAATGGAATGTTGACATATTAGGTATAGATAATATTAATGCAGAGATCGAACTATTCACTATactgatatatttttttcatcatgtTAAATTAACAGAAAAGGACATagtcataaaaattaatgataaaagaattataaaatatattatatgtaagatttttaaaaattcattaagcaatttttcttataactATATACAACATGAAACACATAAGagaatattacatatacttGATAAATACCATAAGGTGTCCAAATAtgcttttaaattattactaaaaaaatatattccttaTTTAATGGAAAAcgaagtaaatatttttacaacaGTTCTTCAAAATATACAGTCATATAATAATCTTGAATTGTTCCTTAACTTTAATACATCCATCTTAACTGATTTGAAAAGCGTTTTATcttatttaagaaaaattaattttcacTCCTTTTTTCAAATAGATTTAACAACAGTAAGAGGGTTggattattataataaagtcATCTTCGAAGTTTTTTACAAGCCTAAAAAGTATAGAGCAATATGCGGAGGTGGTCGTTACGATTTTTCATTGAACAAGCGGCAAATACCAGCTGTAGGCTTTGGAATGGGTGATGTAGTAATAACTGAAATACTTTTCAACAAGAACAACAAGCAGAAGAACACGGGCAGCAGAAGCAGAAGCAGAAGCAGAAACATCAATGACTGCGATACTGATGAGTTCAacaatttacaaaaaaatataaacatcgtgtccttttttccttatatcGCACAAGAAAATATACATGAACATGCACATAAAGAATACTACGAAATTTTACATGAACTACGAAGGAACAACCTTAAAGTTTACGCCTTATTGCAAAATAATCTAAATCTATCTAaagctttaaaaaaagctAACGCTTTGCACGCcgaatattttctatttttcgaAGAAAACGATAAACTATTTCTCctgaaaaatttgaaaacaGGAAAACAGGACATTGTAAATTCGAGTAATATTTTATCGTTCTACGGTTAG